The following coding sequences lie in one Alloacidobacterium dinghuense genomic window:
- a CDS encoding lytic transglycosylase domain-containing protein, with the protein MVVPRLSSAALVAAIACLSFCRAGAEGFVSPFLSEPQNASTQAAPAPQKTAPPAISSRDQSLIDSVEKAYQIGLSNYRDGHIASAKSNFDYAVDMMLRSGIDIKNDPAISEEFDRVVDAINTLELDALRENSIQTAQQHPEDTPVDIANDVTFPADPKVRAQAEAELKTTQSDLPLVMNDYVASYINFFSNTTKGHNTIVNSLTRAGRYKDMIQRVLKEEGVPQDLIYQAVAESGFRPQAINPRSRAGGMWQFMPGDAFAPQKSAWYDERFDPEKATRAYAKYIKYLYNQTGDWYLAMASYDWGAGNIQRAVERTGYADFWELYRRNNLPQETKNYVPIILAVTIMAKNPTQYGLTDLVADPPLVTDKVTTNYAVDLRLVADVVDAPIQEIVGLNPSLLRMSTPPDESFDLQLPPGGKELYEKRIAEIPEEKRRYWRFHLLSHDESLEEVARQYRVSASEIAFVNQLSSTTADLSNIDSLVIPVAPVAATSSARNSMYKIERGDTLVTVADRFGVTVDQLRRWNHIGSGAIIPGHKLYVTEPARISATSRSRKGKATAANTQAASHLGAHGEKQVHAEQKATTATHTTSVKGKKTSQ; encoded by the coding sequence ATGGTTGTCCCCAGACTCTCAAGCGCCGCTCTTGTTGCGGCTATAGCATGTCTCTCATTTTGCCGCGCTGGCGCTGAAGGCTTCGTTTCCCCATTTCTCTCCGAACCGCAAAATGCATCGACGCAGGCCGCACCCGCGCCGCAGAAAACCGCACCGCCCGCAATATCATCCCGCGACCAGTCACTCATCGACAGCGTGGAAAAGGCCTATCAGATCGGCCTCAGCAATTATCGTGACGGCCACATCGCCTCGGCAAAATCCAATTTCGACTATGCCGTCGACATGATGCTGCGCAGCGGCATCGACATCAAAAACGATCCAGCCATCAGTGAAGAATTCGATCGCGTCGTGGACGCGATCAACACACTCGAACTCGACGCCCTGCGCGAAAACAGCATTCAAACGGCGCAACAGCATCCTGAAGATACGCCCGTCGATATCGCCAACGACGTCACCTTCCCCGCCGATCCGAAGGTCAGAGCGCAGGCCGAAGCTGAGCTGAAGACCACGCAATCCGATCTGCCGCTCGTCATGAACGACTACGTTGCGAGCTACATCAATTTCTTCTCAAACACCACCAAGGGCCACAACACCATCGTCAACTCGCTCACGCGTGCCGGCCGCTACAAGGACATGATCCAGCGCGTGCTCAAGGAAGAGGGAGTGCCGCAGGACCTCATCTACCAGGCAGTCGCCGAATCCGGCTTCCGTCCGCAGGCGATCAATCCCCGCTCACGCGCCGGAGGCATGTGGCAATTCATGCCCGGCGACGCCTTTGCGCCGCAAAAGAGCGCATGGTATGACGAGCGCTTCGATCCGGAAAAGGCCACGCGCGCTTACGCGAAATACATCAAATACCTCTATAACCAGACCGGCGACTGGTATCTCGCCATGGCCTCTTATGACTGGGGCGCAGGCAACATTCAGCGAGCCGTCGAGCGCACCGGCTACGCCGACTTCTGGGAACTGTATCGCCGCAACAATCTTCCCCAGGAAACAAAGAATTACGTCCCCATCATTCTCGCCGTCACCATCATGGCGAAGAATCCGACGCAATACGGCCTGACGGATCTCGTCGCTGATCCACCGCTCGTCACCGACAAGGTCACGACAAATTACGCCGTCGATCTCCGCCTTGTCGCCGATGTCGTCGATGCTCCGATCCAGGAAATCGTCGGGCTCAACCCGAGCCTGCTGCGCATGAGCACACCGCCGGATGAGTCCTTTGATCTGCAACTGCCGCCGGGTGGCAAGGAACTCTACGAGAAGCGCATCGCCGAGATCCCCGAAGAGAAGCGGCGCTATTGGCGCTTCCATCTTCTCTCCCATGACGAATCCCTCGAAGAGGTAGCTCGCCAGTATCGCGTATCGGCTTCGGAGATAGCCTTCGTTAATCAGCTCAGCTCCACCACGGCCGACCTCAGCAACATCGATTCGCTGGTCATCCCCGTAGCCCCTGTGGCAGCCACGTCGTCGGCGCGAAACAGCATGTATAAAATTGAGCGCGGTGATACTCTCGTAACCGTGGCTGATCGCTTCGGTGTCACTGTCGATCAATTGCGCCGCTGGAACCACATCGGCAGTGGCGCCATCATCCCGGGACACAAGCTGTATGTCACCGAACCGGCGCGTATCTCCGCTACATCGCGCTCCCGTAAGGGAAAGGCAACAGCCGCGAACACGCAGGCTGCATCTCACCTTGGAGCGCACGGAGAAAAGCAGGTGCATGCAGAGCAGAAGGCCACCACCGCGACACACACCACATCTGTAAAGGGAAAGAAAACCAGCCAATGA
- the lepA gene encoding translation elongation factor 4 has product MDSKLIRNFAIIAHIDHGKSTLSDRLLELTGSLTAREMQAQVLDAMDLERERGITIKAHSVRMMYPAKDGTTYQLNLIDTPGHVDFSYEVSRSLASCEGALLVVDASQGVEAQTLANAFLAISHGLEVIPVINKIDLPSADILRTQEMIEQAVGLDATDAIPVSAKTGQGVPDILEAIVHRLPTPTGDANAPLQALIFDSWFDAYRGVIVLARIVNGTLRKNAKIRLMSNGKVFDIESLGVLTPKPVEIDQLSAGEVGFFVATIKNVADTKIGDTVTEDNRPAAEPLAGFEELKPMVFAGLYTVDSHEHTLLRDALEKLRLNDSSFFFEPESSAALGFGFRCGFLGLLHMEIIQERLEREYDLDLITTAPGVRYKITMTDGSMLEVDNPSRWPDPSEIEKIEEPIITATILTNEEYVGGILKLVEEKRGRQKNFEYVSPTRVMLTYELPLNEIVLDFYDRLKSVSRGYASLDYHLAGTWDSPMVKMDILVSGEPVDALSIIVHREFAYERGKALVSKMRELIPRQQFEVAIQAAIGAKIVARETVSALRKNVIAKCYGGDISRKRKLLEKQKEGKKRMKRVGKVDIPQEAFLAVLKLGEDNSR; this is encoded by the coding sequence ATGGACAGCAAGCTTATTCGCAATTTCGCGATCATCGCGCATATCGATCACGGCAAATCCACGCTCTCTGACCGGCTGCTGGAGCTGACCGGCTCGCTTACCGCGCGCGAGATGCAGGCGCAGGTGCTGGACGCGATGGACCTCGAGCGCGAGCGCGGCATCACGATTAAAGCGCATTCGGTGCGCATGATGTATCCGGCAAAAGACGGGACAACGTATCAGTTGAATTTGATCGACACGCCGGGGCACGTGGATTTTTCCTACGAAGTATCGCGCTCGCTGGCTTCCTGCGAAGGCGCGCTGCTCGTCGTCGATGCCTCGCAGGGAGTGGAGGCGCAGACGCTGGCAAATGCGTTTCTTGCCATCAGCCACGGGCTTGAGGTCATCCCGGTCATCAACAAGATTGACCTGCCCAGCGCTGACATTCTGCGTACGCAGGAGATGATTGAGCAGGCCGTCGGCCTCGATGCCACCGATGCGATTCCGGTGAGCGCCAAGACCGGACAAGGCGTGCCAGACATTCTGGAAGCGATTGTGCATCGGCTGCCTACACCGACGGGCGATGCGAATGCTCCGCTGCAAGCGCTGATTTTCGATTCATGGTTCGATGCGTATCGCGGCGTGATTGTGCTAGCCCGTATTGTGAATGGCACGCTGCGCAAGAACGCGAAGATCCGTCTGATGTCGAATGGCAAGGTCTTCGATATCGAATCGCTGGGTGTACTGACGCCGAAGCCGGTTGAGATTGATCAGCTGTCGGCGGGCGAAGTCGGGTTCTTTGTGGCGACGATCAAGAACGTTGCCGATACGAAGATTGGCGATACGGTCACGGAAGACAATCGGCCCGCGGCTGAGCCGCTCGCTGGGTTTGAAGAACTCAAGCCGATGGTCTTTGCCGGTCTCTACACGGTTGATTCCCATGAACACACTTTGCTGCGCGATGCGCTGGAGAAACTGCGGCTGAATGATTCGTCGTTCTTCTTCGAGCCGGAGAGTTCGGCGGCGCTTGGCTTTGGATTTCGCTGTGGCTTCCTCGGCCTGCTGCACATGGAGATCATTCAGGAGCGGCTGGAGCGCGAATATGACCTCGACCTGATCACGACCGCTCCCGGCGTGCGTTACAAGATCACGATGACGGACGGGTCAATGCTCGAAGTCGATAATCCATCGCGCTGGCCTGATCCGAGCGAGATCGAGAAGATCGAAGAGCCGATCATCACCGCGACCATCCTCACAAACGAAGAATACGTCGGCGGAATTCTGAAGCTGGTCGAAGAAAAGCGCGGGCGGCAGAAGAATTTCGAATACGTCTCGCCGACGCGCGTGATGCTGACCTACGAATTGCCTCTGAACGAAATCGTGCTCGATTTCTACGACCGGTTGAAGTCTGTCTCGCGCGGGTATGCTTCGCTCGACTATCACCTTGCAGGAACGTGGGATTCGCCTATGGTGAAGATGGATATTCTGGTCTCGGGCGAGCCGGTGGATGCGCTGTCGATTATCGTTCACCGCGAATTTGCTTACGAGCGCGGCAAGGCGCTGGTCTCGAAGATGCGCGAGCTTATTCCCAGGCAGCAGTTTGAAGTCGCCATCCAGGCGGCTATCGGGGCGAAAATCGTTGCCCGCGAGACGGTTTCAGCCCTGCGCAAGAATGTGATCGCCAAGTGCTACGGCGGCGACATTTCCCGTAAGCGCAAGCTGTTGGAAAAGCAAAAGGAAGGCAAAAAGCGTATGAAGCGAGTGGGCAAAGTAGACATCCCGCAGGAGGCATTTCTTGCCGTGCTCAAGCTGGGCGAAGACAACAGCCGTTAG
- a CDS encoding type II toxin-antitoxin system VapC family toxin, with protein sequence MKAYFDTSFLVSLYSVDANSTIAAHMIATAPTALFISALVELELCNALELKVFRKEISAAQARISRRDFDNDAQSGVVRISALTDEVFEKARQLSLRTTAKFGTRTADPLHVAAALEVKADTFYSFDSRQRRLAQTVQLKTP encoded by the coding sequence TTGAAGGCTTACTTCGATACAAGCTTCCTGGTTTCACTCTACAGCGTCGATGCCAACTCGACGATCGCCGCCCATATGATCGCAACTGCGCCCACAGCCCTTTTTATTTCTGCATTGGTTGAGCTGGAGTTGTGCAACGCGCTTGAGTTGAAGGTCTTTCGCAAAGAAATTTCCGCAGCGCAGGCGCGCATCTCCCGGAGGGACTTCGACAATGATGCCCAGAGTGGCGTTGTTCGTATTTCAGCGCTGACCGACGAGGTCTTTGAAAAAGCGCGCCAGCTCTCGTTGCGGACGACAGCGAAATTTGGAACGAGAACAGCAGACCCTTTGCATGTGGCCGCTGCTCTCGAGGTAAAGGCCGACACCTTTTACAGTTTCGACAGCAGGCAGCGAAGACTTGCTCAGACGGTTCAGCTAAAAACGCCTTAA